The following are encoded in a window of Oreochromis aureus strain Israel breed Guangdong linkage group 10, ZZ_aureus, whole genome shotgun sequence genomic DNA:
- the epd gene encoding ependymin, with product MYAALTLFFFMCLTTSTHADHHQPCHAPNMTGFMSVMSMKGEMKAYGAFTYDSMGKKLRFRSNESSATNASHSMDLLMFFEEGIFYEIESKNQSCVKKKLHCSMHPLDIPDDATFSTKEHSGSAAIEGEGLQLDVWTGSMPDKKGHYSMSVTKGCLPVFTFYFTESTSFLFRTMEIENEIKDPDLLAAPSFCVEQPVEDTPEGTVNGFLNEFV from the exons ATGTATGCAGCTCTTACGCTATTCTTCTTCATGTGCTTGACCACCAGCACCCATGCAGATCACCATCAGCCTTGTC ATGCACCCAATATGACAGGATTCATGTCTGTg ATGTCAATGAAAGGTGAAATGAAAGCATATGGTGCATTCACCTATGATTCAATGGGCAAGAAGCTACGGTTCAGATCAAACGAGAGCAGCGCCACAAACGCTTCACATAGTATGgatctgctgatgtttttcgAAGAG GGGATATTCTACGAGATTGAAAGCAAAAACCAGAGCTGCGTGAAAAAAAAGCTGCACTGCAGCATGCACCCTCTGGATATTCCCGATGATGCCACGTTTTCCACTAAAGAACACTCTGGGAGTGCAGCCATCGAAGGGGAGGGATTGCAGCTGGACGTGTGGACAGGATCGATGCCCGACAAGAAAG GCCACTATTCCATGTCTGTAACCAAGGGATGTTTGCCTGTGTTCACTTTCTACTTCACTGAGTCCACATCATTCCTTTTCAG GACCATGGAGATTGAAAACGAGATCAAGGACCCCGATCTCCTTGCGGCGCCTTCCTTTTGTGTGGAACAGCCTGTGGAGGACACACCTGAAGGGACAGTAAATGGTTTCCTCAATGAGTTTGTGTAG